TGCCGAGCGGGCCGCCGGGCTTGCGGACCGAGACGTTGATGTCGGCGCGCAGGTTCCCCTTCTCCATGTCCGCGTCGGACGTGCCGAGGGTGCGCAGGATGAGGCGCATCTTCGTGAGGTAGGCCTTCGCCTCGTCCGAGGAGCGGATATCCGGACGCGAGACAATCTCCATCAGCGCGACGCCCGAGCGGTTGAGGTCCACCGAGGAACGGCCCTGGTGCAGGTCGTGGACGGACTTGCCGGCGTCCTGCTCGAGGTGGAGCCGCTCGATCCCGACGACGATGCGCTCGCCCGACAGCATGTCGACGATGACCTCGCCCTCCCCGACGATCGGGTGGGCGAACTGGCTGATCTGGTAGCCCTGCGGCAGGTCGGGATAAAAATAGTTCTTCCGGTCGAAGCGCGAGACCATGTTGATCTGCGCCTTCAGGCCGAGGCCGGTCTTCACCGCCTGCTCCACGCACGCCTCGTTGATCACGGGCAGCATGCCGGGCATCGCCGCGTCGACCAGCGAGACGTGGTCGTTCGGCTCGCCGCCGAACGCGGTGGACGCGCCGGAGAAGAGCTTCGCGTTGGACTGGACCTGCGCGTGGATCTCCATGCCGATGACGACTTCCCAGTCGTCCAGCGCGCCCTTGATGAGCTGATGCGGCTCCGCCTGGCGGGCGCCGAGTACCTTCGGCTCAGAGACGTTGATGTTCATGAAACCCTCCACCGGACGCATGGGCACGGACGCAACGGCGCCGCCCATGGCCGCGCCCGGGTTTGACTTAGTGCCAGTGACCGCCCGCGCGCAACCGTCCTGAAGGGGTCTGGGCGCTACTGCAGCCCGGCCCTGTCCACGACGGCGCGCGCACAGCCGGATTCGGCGGTGTCGGAGGCGGGCGGGGCCGCCAGGATGAGGTCGCCGAGCGACGCCGCGTCGTCGATCCGCCCCCGCAGCGCGATGCGCAGCTCGATGTAGATGTCGCGCCGGCCGTCCGCGTCGCACTCGAACTGGACCCGCCTGCCGGCCCCCGGCCCGAACGCGGTGTCGAACGCCGCCTTGACGTCCGCCGGCGACAGGCGCTCGCCGATGTGGTCGCGAAAGAGTACGGCGACCGGAGAGGCGTTGAGCTGGTCGAACAGGTTGATGGCGTCGCGGAAGTATTCCTCCGCTCCACCGGCGGCGAAGAAGCAGGAGCCGTGCTTGTAGAACTGGTAGCGCTGAAACTCGCTGTGGGTGCCGGGCATCACGTCCGCCAGCGCCTCCCGCGTCGCGTCGGAGAGGGCGAGCGGGAGCATGTCCTCGTTGTCGATGCCCTTCTGCCGCAGGGCCTCGTCGGTGCACCAGAAGTTGCCGTTCGGCTGCGGCCAGAGGCCGTGCATGGAGAACCGGTCCGCCGCGTCCGGCAGCTGGCCGGCGTTGAGCAGCATGCACTCGGTCTTCGGCCGACCGGCACCGGTCTCGCAGAAGCCGGGCTGCCAGCTCGCGGCCAGCAGATTGTCGGTGGACTCGCGGCTGTCGTCGCCGGTCGGAAGGCCGCCGAGCTCGGTATCGCCGCCACCGCCACCACCGGGCTCGCCTCCGCCGGGCCGGCGCGGCGGGCCCGCCGCGACGACATGCGTCCCGCAACGCACCGCGACCCAGCGCTCCTCGATCTGCGGCGCGCCGGGAATGCGGATGCGGTAGAAGTCACCGCCGTCCCTGTTGATCTCGAGGATGTCGTAGGCGACGCGCGGCTCCGTCGCGACGTTGCCGGGGTTGGAACCGTCGATCTTGCGGGTCGCCGGGCACGTGTCCTCGGCGATGAACCAGCCCTCGAGCATCGGCCCGGCCCAGCCCGGGCCGCCGCTCCACAGTCCCGCACCAGCCGCCAGCGCGACTGCGGACACGATCGTGCGCATCCCGTCCCCCTTCGTATCGAACGGCGGGACGATGCGCTGTGCCGGCGGGCGCGACAACACCCAAACAAGGTGCGCCAAGCGCCCGGCGGTCACACCTTCACGAGGTTTTCGTGTTTCGCCTTGTGAGGCGGCTCGACGTGGATGGAGATGACCGACTCGCCCATCTCCCGGCGGATCGCCGCCTCGATGCGGTCGCAGATGACGTGCGCGCGGGCGACGGTCATGTCCGCCGGCACCACGAGATGGAACTCCACGAAGGTCCGCCGGCCGGCATGGCGGGTCCGCAGGTCGTGCGCCTCGATCGCGTCATCGCAATGCTCGGCGATGGCGCGGCGGATCCGGCTGAGGTCGGCCTCGGGGGGCGCGGCGTCCATCAGGCCCCCGACGCTCTCCGTGACGAGGGTCCAGCCGGACTTCAGGACGTTGACCGCGACCATGGCGGCCAGCAGCGGGTCGAGGATGCTCCACCCGGTGACCACCGCGAGAACGAGCCCCAGTGCGACGCCCGCCGAGGTGACGACGTCCGCCATCAGGTGCCGCCCGTCCGCCTTAAGCGCCGGGGAGCGATGCCGCTCGCCGTAGCGGATGAGGACGAGCGCCCACACCGCGTTGAGGACGCCGGCGCACAGGTTGATGGCGATACCGAGCCAGGGCGCCGTGAGCGGCCGCGGCTCCAGGAAGCCGACGGCGGCCTCGCGCAGGATCAGCAGCGCGGCGAGGACGATCAGCGCGCCTTCCAGGACCGCCGACAGGTACTCGGCCTTGTGGTGCCCGTAGGGGTGGTCGTCGTCGTCCGGACGCTGGCTCCAGCTCACGGCGACGAACGCGGCGAGGGCGGCACCGATGTTGACGATGCTCTCCAGCGCGTCGGAGAACAGCGCCACACTGTCCGTCACCCACCACGAGAGCAGCTTGATCGCGAAGACGACGCAGCCGACCGCGATGCTCGCGGCGGCCAGCGTCTTGGGCGCGGTCCGCACGGTCTCCGGCATAGCTCAGCCTCACACGTTGCCCAGGTTCGGGCGGCCGTGATTCCACGCCCCGCCGACGAACCGACCGGCGCGCCGCATCGGCGACACGCCCAACGACAAAGGGGCCGGCGCCTCGCAGCGCGGCCCCCCTGGGATCCCTGGCGGCCGGAGCCGCCGGTGGTGCGTTAGCGCGAGTAGAACTCGACGACGAGGTTCGGTTCCATCTTGGCCGGGTACGGCACGTCGCCGAGGTTCGGCACGCGCGCATAGGTCGCGGTCATCTTGGTGTGGTCGACGTCGAGGTAGTCCGGCACGTCACGCTCGGCGAGGCCGATGGCCTCGAGGAGGGCGAGCATGTTCTTCGACTTGTCGCGCACCTCGATCACGTCGCCCTGCTTGCAGCGGAAGGACGGGATGTTGACGCGGCGGCCGTTCACCTTGACGTGGCCGTGCGAGACGAACTGGCGCGCGGCGAACACGGTCGCGACGAACTTGGCGCGGTAGACGATCGCGTCGAGACGGCTCTCGAGGAGGCCGATCAGCTGCTCGCCGGTGTCACCGCGGCGGCGGACCGCCTCGTCGTACACGGCGCGGAACTGCTTCTCGGAGATGTTGCCGTAGTAGCCCTTGAGCTTCTGCTTGGCGCGCAGCTGCGTGCCGAAGTCGCTCATCTTGCCCTTGCGGCGCTGGCCATGCTGGCCGGGGCCATACTCGCGGCGGCCGGGGCTCACCGGGGACTTCGGGCGTCCCCAGATGTTCTCGCCCATACGGCGGTCGATTTTGTACTTCTGTGAATGTCTCTTCGTCATTCCAAACGTCTTCTTGGCTCCGCACGGGCCCATCCCGCACGGGTTGCCGGCAGCTGCCGGTCCAAAGACGCCCCTCCTTTGTGCCCGCTGCCTGTCCTATAAGGGACACCTCGGCAAAGACACTGACAGGGCCTTGGCGGACGTCCGCCGCGACCCACGGGTGCGTTCTCGTCTCCTGAGAGAGCGCCTCACATAGCGGTCCGACGGTGGAAGGTCAACTCCACGACAAGACAGCAGCATCTTGCCGGTTTAACAATCGCGTGGCAGTACCGACGACCTGACCGGGAGAGTAACCGTTCATGCACATGTCCGACGAGACCATCGCCCAATACGGACTGGCTGACAGCTTCATCCCGCCGTACCCGCACCGCTACACCGAGCGCCTCTCGGTCTGGAAGCGAATCGAGCTCGGTTCGAAGAACCTTCTCGCCACGTTCCGCGAGTACGATTTCCAGAACAAGCGCATCAAGCAATCGTTCCTCGGCCAGACGCTCCACGTCTGTAACCAGCCCGAAGGCGTGCGCGAGACGCTGCACCAGCAGGCGGCTGCGTTCGAGAAGAAGTCCCCGGTCCAGCGCCACACCCTGGAGCCGCTCCTCGGCGACGGGCTCTTCGTGTCGGACGGGCGCACCTGGGCGGAGCGGCGCAAGATCGTGGCCCCGATCGTCCACGGGCGCCGGGTCGACACCTTCGCCCCGATCATGAGCGACGTCGCCGCCGAGTGGTGCCAGCAGTGGGAGAAGGCCGGCGACGGCGCGACGCTCGACGTCCTCTTCGAGATGGGCGAGCTGACGGCCGAGATCATCTCCCGCACGATCTTCGGCGCGAAGCTCGGCCGCGAGAACACGCAGCAGATCATCGCCGGCTTCGCCGCGTACCAGAAGTCCATCCAGGTGCTGGACTGGCTGACGCTTCTCAACCTACCGGACTGGCTGCCGCGCCTGCGCAGCCCGCGCACCCTGCGGGCGCGCAACAAGGTGCACCGCGTCATCGACGACATCATGCGGCGCTTCCAGGCCGGCGACGTCGACGAGCGCGCCGTCATCCGCAGCCTCTTCGAGGCGCGCGACGCCGACGGCAGGCCGCTCACCAAGACGGCGATCCGCAACGAGGCGATCGTCATCTTCATGGCCGGCCACGAGACGACCGCGAACACTCTCGCCTGGGCGTTCTACTGCGTCTCGCAGAGCCCGCGCGTGCAGGAGCGGCTGAAGGCCGAGTTCGATTCGGTGCTCGGCGGCAGGACGCCGGAGCTGTCGGACGTGGCGAACCTCGTCTACACGCGCGCGGTGGTCGAGGAGACCTTGCGTCTCTACCCGCCCGTACCGCTTCTCGGCCGCGAGGCGACCGCCAAGGGCACCCTTCTCGGCAACGAGGTTAACCCCGGCGACATCCTCATCGTCGCGCCCTGGCTGCTGCAGCGGAACCGGGACATCTGGTCCCTGCCCGATCACTTCGTGCCGGAGCGGTTCGTCCCCTCCATCGCGCAGCGGCCGAACAAGTACGCCAACATCCCCTTCGCGAGCGGGCCGCGTGTCTGCCCGGGCATGACCTTCGCGCTGACGGAGGCGACCATCTGCCTCGCCGCGCTGCTGCAGCACTTCGACGTCCGGCTGCAGGACGGCCTCGAGGTGGAGACGGACTGCCGCCTGACCCTGCGCCCGACCTCGCCGCTGTCGATGACGATCCACCGCCGTTCGCCCGCCCCGGCCGGGGCGGGCGCGGCGACGGTTTCCGCGGTCGCGGACACGAGCGCGGGCGCCGTGCTGGCGCGCGAGCACGACAGTGCTCAATAGCGAGATCCCGTGGTCGGCCACCTACGCGCCCGAGCCGACCGCGCCGCCGCTCAAGGACCTCTTCGGCGACGAGGGCGCCCGCAGGAGCGCGATGCGCTTCCACCTGCAGGACCGCGTCTACGGCGGCGGCAAGATGGCGCTCCACTCCCTCTTCCGCATGCTCTCGCCCGAGGCCGGCTCGAACTTCGCCGGCCGCATCGTCGCGCCGCGTTCGCGCGCGTACTACCGCGGCAAGCCGTTCATCCAGCGGATGGACCGGATGATCGCCCGGCTGCGCCCCGAACTCGCCGACGACCCGGCCGCGCGCGAAGCCGTCGTCGACCGCTGGTTCGAGAACACGGCGCGGGCGATGGCCGAGTTCTCCCACCTCGAGGCCGTCTCGACGCCGCCGCGCACCACGGTGGAGGGACTGGAGATCGTCGAACGGCTGCAGGCCGAGGGCCGCTCCATGGTGCTGACGACGGTGCATACGGGGATGTGGGAGATGATCTCCTACCTCTCCTCGCGGCATTTCGGCGACAAGGGGACCGGGGCCTGGGCGCCGCAGTCGAACCGGTTCGAGAACCGCATCGTCGCCGACACCCGCCGCAAGCTCGGCATCAAGGTGCTGCCGGCAACGCCGAAGCTGGCGCGCCAGCTCTACAAGAGCCTCGCCGTGCCGGGGCAGACGATCGTGCTGGTGATCGACGAGTTGTCCGAGAAGCAGGTGAAGTTCCCGCTGTTCGGGCGTCCGGTGGAGGACCGCTGCAACTTCGCCTTCGCGCTCTACGCGGCACAGCGAACGGGCGCGGCGATCGTCCCGGCGGTCATCACGCGTACGGGGCCGACGCGCTTCACCTTCAGATACAACGAGCCCATCGACGTGCCGAAGGGCAATGACGGATTCCACTCCGCTGCGCTCGCGCTCAACGCCGTCTACGAGCCTCACGTCCTTGCCCACCTCGACCAATGGTACATGCTGCACGAGGTGAAGGTCCCCTGAGCCGGGGTGGTCCCGGGCGAGCGTGGACACTGGGACGGGGCCGGGCGAGCGTGGAAGCGTGGAAGCGTGGAAGCGTGGAAGGACGCAAGTATGATCCCGGGCGCAAGGCAAATCCCGGCACCCTCGCCATCGGGCCCGCGCCGACTTCGCTGCCTACGGCGTCGCCTTGGGCTACGGGTTGGCGATCGACGGCCTGACGCGGCAAAGCGATGCCTTTCCCGCCCGACCACGGCATCAGCAATCGGGACCTGACCGACGCGATGCCGACGTCGGCCTCGACCGTCGGCCTTCCGCGGTCCGGTGTCGCGGTCGACCGAGACCACGCCTCCCGCGGGTCGGCCCTGCGCTGACAGGCGCCTCTGGTCGGGGCCGGCGCCGGCCCCGTTCCGATCACCTCGCGCAGTAAGGATCGGGGCCAGCGGCGGACCGGCCTTGCGCGATCATGCGGGCACGTCTGACGGGACGGAGCAAAAGCCGTGGAGCCGCGCCGCGCGCGAAGCGGCGGAACGCGGTGGACTCCTCCTGGGCGAGGGCGGATGTCGCCCGGGAGGGTCGTCGGACTCGATCACCCGTGCTTGCCGGGACCCGGCAAGCGCGCTGTCGTCAGCTCCGGTCCACGAACTTGTGGAAGCGGCTGGTCCGGCCGGACTTGGTCTTCTCGCGGAAGAGGAAGGCGAGGCCCTTCTCGTCGAACGCGGAAAGGAAGCTCTCCCACGAGACTTCTTCGAGGCCGGTGTCCGGCTCCTGGAAATCGATACGCAGGATCCCGAGGTGGTCCTTGTCCGACGCGGTCTCCGTGACGTGGCAGGGACGGCCGCCGCGGGCCTCGACCCACTCGCGGATGCGGGTGTGGTCGGTCGTCGTGACCGCGTCGTCGTCCGGATCGGCCTTGGCCTTGCGGGCGGCTCCGGCTGCGGCGTCGGCCTTCGCCTCGGCCTTGGCTTTCGCGGAGCCGTTGGCCTTCGCGCTCCCGTTCGGTTTCGCGGCGGCTGGCTCGCTCTTCGCCTTCGCCGGCGCGCTCGCCTTCGGGGGCTTGGCGGCGGCGGTCTTGGCGGTTCCGCTCGACTTGCTGGCGGACGCCGCCTTGGCCGGCTTGGCGGTCTCCGTCGAGGCCGCCTTCGGCGTTGCGGACTTCGCCTTGGCCGCGCTCGCCTTCGCCGGTGCGGCCTTGGGGCTCGCAGCCTTGCTCGGCGCCGCCTTGGCGGGCGCTGACTTGGCTGTTGCCGGTTTCGCCGCAGCGGACTTGGTCGTGGACCTGGCGGGCGCCGACTTGGCCGTCGCGGACTTGGCGGTGGCGGTCTTGGCGGTGGCGGGCTTGGCTGCGCTCGCCTTCGTCGTGGACTTGGGGGCGGACTTCGCCGGTGCCTTCGCCGCGGCCTTGGGCGCAGCCTCGGCCTTGGTGCTGTCCGGCGTGGTCGCCGCCTTGGCGGACTTCGCAGGGGCGGACTTGGTCGCGCTGCCCGCCGACTTCGCCTTGGTGGTCTTCGGTGCCGGCTTTGCGGCCGCCTTCGGCGGCGCCTTTGCCTCGGCCGTCCCGGCGCTGGCCTTGACCGGTGCCTTGGCCTTCGGCGCGGCCTTGGCAGTCTCGGCCGGCTTCGCACTCGACTTGGCGGCGGCCGACTTTGCGGGTGCCGACTTCGTGGCGGCGGACTTGGCCGTCGCGGACTTCGTCGTGGCGGACTTCGTCGTGGCGGACTTGGCAGCGGTCGGCTTCGCGGCCTTCGCGGGCGCCGCCTTCGGCTTTGCCGCCGACGCTTTCGATGCATCAGACTTCGACGCATCGGACTTCGGCGCGGTCGACTTGGAGGCCGACTTCGACGCGGCGGCCTTTGTCGCCTTCGCCGGTGCCTTCGCCGCCGGAGATTTGGAAGCCGGGGATTTGGAAGCCGCCTTCGTCGCGGTCTTCGCGTCCGATGCCGCGGACTTCGCCGTGGCCGTCTTCGCGGCCGGCTTGGCCGTGCTCTTGGCAGGCGCCTTCGTCGCGGAGCCGGCCTTCGCGGTCGCCTTCGCCGGCGCCTTGGCGGGGGCCTTCGCCGTCACGGCCGGTGCCGCCGCGTCCGCGGTCGCCGGAGCGTCGGTCTTGGCGGGGGCGGACTTCGTCGCCGCCTTCGCAGCCCCCGTGGACTTCGCCTTGGCCGGAGCCTTCGCCGCGGCCGGCTTCGCCGCCGCAGTCTTGCTCGCCGCAGGCTTGGTGGAGGCGGACTTCGTGGGCGCCGGCTTGGTCGCGGCCGCCTTCGTCCCGGAAGCCTTGGCGGTGGACTTGGCGGCCGGCTTCGACGCGCTCGCGGCCTTCGCCTTCGACGCCTTCGCAGGGGCGGCCTTGGGGGCCGGCTTGTCCGCGGCCGCGTCGTCCGCCGCCACGAACTTCACGAACTTGCTCGTCTTGCCCGACTTCGTCTTGTCCTGGAGGAGGACGGCGAGTTTGTACTCGTCCATCATCCGGAAGAAGTCATCCCACGAGATGGGGGACAGGGACGCGTTCGGCGCGCCGAAGTCGAACCGCAGCAGGGCGCCGGGTGTCCCGTTGTTGGTCGTGTCCGACACGACGGCGGGACGGGCCTTGCGGGCATCCGCCCACGCCACAATCCGGTCCCGGTCGCGCGTCAATTCAGCATCGCTCATGAAGCAAGCCCTCCGCCGATGGCTCCAGGTGCGGGATCGTCCGCACCGCATAGTGAAGAATGACAGATTTCCCCGGTAAGAACAGATATCGGGCCGTTAAGTTCGCCAGAGACGGCAAATTTCACTGTCAGTGGCGCGCATAAGCGATGTAGCCTCTCGCCCCACAGCCACCATTGTAGGTCCTGACCACACCAAAGCCCAGTCCCGCCGAGTCCCGTCACTTCTGTAGTGCTCACCGCTTCACGTCATCACCGCACAGCAGTGATCACAGGTTATCGAGAAAAACGGTATCGCTTATATTCGCTGAGTACCGTCCGGGGCTGGGCCGAAGCTTGCTCCCGAATCTCGTCCTGATTGAGACAATATTCGTTCGAACGACTTTCGTCCCACGTGACATTCAGTCTTTCGGCGGTCCGTTCACAGTATAATGGAGCCGGCGCGCGACAATTCCCCGCGCAATCGGCGGGGAAACGCGTCCCCGCCGCTGCGACAGTTCCTGTGGATAGGAGCGCGGACGGTGCGGCGCGACCGCCTAAACGGTCTGCGCCGCTCGGCGCCGCCGGCCGATCAGCAGCATCACGATGGGGACGATCCAGAGGGCGATCGTCACCACGCCGAGCCCGCCCGCGATGGGCCGCTCGAAGAAGGCGAGCATCGAGCCGTCCGCCTTGATCAGGGAGGTGATGAAGTTCTGCTCCAGCATCGGCCCCAGCACGAGACCGAGAATCGCAGGCGCGACCGGGAAGCCGTTCTCCTCCATGAAGAAGCCGAGGACGCCGAGGCACAGCGCGACGACGACGCCGTACATGCTGTTGGTGATGGCGAAGGCGCCGACCACGCAGAACATCAGGATGAGCGGCATCAGGATCTGCTGCGGAACGCGCAGCGCCTGCTTGGAGAGCTTGATTGCCATCCATCCGAACGGCAGCAGGATGAGGTTGGCGAGGAAGAAGACGATGAAGACCGCGTGGATCAGCTCGGGCTTGTGGATGAAGATCGTCGGTCCCGGATTCATCCCCTTCACGTAGAGGACGCCGATCACCACCGCGGTGATCGAATCACCCGGGATGCCGAACACCAGCGCCGGGATCCACGCCCCCGACAGCGCGCCGTTGTTCGAGGCGCCGGCCTCCGCGAGCCCCTCCTCGTGCCCGGTGCCGAACTTCTCCGGCGTCCGCGAGAATCGCTTCGACACGGCGTAGGAGATCCAAGCCGCGATGTCGGCGCCTGCACCCGGAAGCGCCCCGATCGCGGTCCCCAGGATGGAGCCGCGCAGCCCCTGCTTCCAGTAGCGCCGGATGTTGGCGCCCTGCCCGCGCAGGACCCCGGTGAGCGCTTCGCTCCCCGGCTTCAGCGGCGGCGCGCGCGACACCACGGCGCGCATCACCTCCGACACGGCGAAGAGGCCGATCATCGCCGGGATGAAGGGAACGCCCGTCAGAAGCTCGTAGTCGCCGAAGGTGAAGCGCGGCTGCCCGGCCGGGTTGTCGATACCGATGGTCGCGATCAGGAGGCCGATGAAGAGCGAGATCAGCCCCTTCATGGGCGAGGCGGGAGAGATGAACACCGCGCACGAGAGGCCGAGGCAGACGAGCCAGAAGTACTCGAACGAGGAGAAGGAGAGCGCGAACTCGGCGAGCGCGGGCGCCGCCAGCACCAGCACCGTTGTGCCGAAGAGGCCGCCCAT
This genomic window from Acuticoccus sediminis contains:
- a CDS encoding cation diffusion facilitator family transporter, whose protein sequence is MPETVRTAPKTLAAASIAVGCVVFAIKLLSWWVTDSVALFSDALESIVNIGAALAAFVAVSWSQRPDDDDHPYGHHKAEYLSAVLEGALIVLAALLILREAAVGFLEPRPLTAPWLGIAINLCAGVLNAVWALVLIRYGERHRSPALKADGRHLMADVVTSAGVALGLVLAVVTGWSILDPLLAAMVAVNVLKSGWTLVTESVGGLMDAAPPEADLSRIRRAIAEHCDDAIEAHDLRTRHAGRRTFVEFHLVVPADMTVARAHVICDRIEAAIRREMGESVISIHVEPPHKAKHENLVKV
- a CDS encoding ribonuclease T2 family protein, producing the protein MRTIVSAVALAAGAGLWSGGPGWAGPMLEGWFIAEDTCPATRKIDGSNPGNVATEPRVAYDILEINRDGGDFYRIRIPGAPQIEERWVAVRCGTHVVAAGPPRRPGGGEPGGGGGGDTELGGLPTGDDSRESTDNLLAASWQPGFCETGAGRPKTECMLLNAGQLPDAADRFSMHGLWPQPNGNFWCTDEALRQKGIDNEDMLPLALSDATREALADVMPGTHSEFQRYQFYKHGSCFFAAGGAEEYFRDAINLFDQLNASPVAVLFRDHIGERLSPADVKAAFDTAFGPGAGRRVQFECDADGRRDIYIELRIALRGRIDDAASLGDLILAAPPASDTAESGCARAVVDRAGLQ
- a CDS encoding tripartite tricarboxylate transporter permease, giving the protein MGDLSTAFLLVFDPYVLLVIAASAAFGLFVGSIPGLTATMATALLVPVTFFMDPVPAIAAIVTATAMAIFSGDIPGCLLRIPGTPASAAYADEAFAMTRKGQAERALGTSLVFSAMGGLFGTTVLVLAAPALAEFALSFSSFEYFWLVCLGLSCAVFISPASPMKGLISLFIGLLIATIGIDNPAGQPRFTFGDYELLTGVPFIPAMIGLFAVSEVMRAVVSRAPPLKPGSEALTGVLRGQGANIRRYWKQGLRGSILGTAIGALPGAGADIAAWISYAVSKRFSRTPEKFGTGHEEGLAEAGASNNGALSGAWIPALVFGIPGDSITAVVIGVLYVKGMNPGPTIFIHKPELIHAVFIVFFLANLILLPFGWMAIKLSKQALRVPQQILMPLILMFCVVGAFAITNSMYGVVVALCLGVLGFFMEENGFPVAPAILGLVLGPMLEQNFITSLIKADGSMLAFFERPIAGGLGVVTIALWIVPIVMLLIGRRRRAAQTV
- a CDS encoding cytochrome P450; its protein translation is MHMSDETIAQYGLADSFIPPYPHRYTERLSVWKRIELGSKNLLATFREYDFQNKRIKQSFLGQTLHVCNQPEGVRETLHQQAAAFEKKSPVQRHTLEPLLGDGLFVSDGRTWAERRKIVAPIVHGRRVDTFAPIMSDVAAEWCQQWEKAGDGATLDVLFEMGELTAEIISRTIFGAKLGRENTQQIIAGFAAYQKSIQVLDWLTLLNLPDWLPRLRSPRTLRARNKVHRVIDDIMRRFQAGDVDERAVIRSLFEARDADGRPLTKTAIRNEAIVIFMAGHETTANTLAWAFYCVSQSPRVQERLKAEFDSVLGGRTPELSDVANLVYTRAVVEETLRLYPPVPLLGREATAKGTLLGNEVNPGDILIVAPWLLQRNRDIWSLPDHFVPERFVPSIAQRPNKYANIPFASGPRVCPGMTFALTEATICLAALLQHFDVRLQDGLEVETDCRLTLRPTSPLSMTIHRRSPAPAGAGAATVSAVADTSAGAVLAREHDSAQ
- the rpsD gene encoding 30S ribosomal protein S4: MTKRHSQKYKIDRRMGENIWGRPKSPVSPGRREYGPGQHGQRRKGKMSDFGTQLRAKQKLKGYYGNISEKQFRAVYDEAVRRRGDTGEQLIGLLESRLDAIVYRAKFVATVFAARQFVSHGHVKVNGRRVNIPSFRCKQGDVIEVRDKSKNMLALLEAIGLAERDVPDYLDVDHTKMTATYARVPNLGDVPYPAKMEPNLVVEFYSR
- a CDS encoding lysophospholipid acyltransferase family protein, giving the protein MLNSEIPWSATYAPEPTAPPLKDLFGDEGARRSAMRFHLQDRVYGGGKMALHSLFRMLSPEAGSNFAGRIVAPRSRAYYRGKPFIQRMDRMIARLRPELADDPAAREAVVDRWFENTARAMAEFSHLEAVSTPPRTTVEGLEIVERLQAEGRSMVLTTVHTGMWEMISYLSSRHFGDKGTGAWAPQSNRFENRIVADTRRKLGIKVLPATPKLARQLYKSLAVPGQTIVLVIDELSEKQVKFPLFGRPVEDRCNFAFALYAAQRTGAAIVPAVITRTGPTRFTFRYNEPIDVPKGNDGFHSAALALNAVYEPHVLAHLDQWYMLHEVKVP